A genomic stretch from Corynebacterium faecale includes:
- a CDS encoding single-stranded DNA-binding protein: protein MYNTPITITGRIITDPVYHTNTDKTDGVLRIRIASSRSYRKGTDWQNIDQLYINVEAWGRLGINAHQALVRGTAVIVQGMLYTNEWETPPPGADPEAKAVKNQEIRIRAMSIGVDMNYYKVGYRDARPPLESNLDDVELPASNDADYPDPNRRGQSEKEAPVPDTEKETSGEQNRELVGASTAGEGEQPNY, encoded by the coding sequence ATGTACAACACACCAATCACCATCACCGGCCGCATCATCACCGATCCCGTTTACCACACCAACACCGACAAGACCGATGGCGTGCTCCGCATCAGGATCGCCTCATCCCGCTCCTACCGGAAGGGCACGGACTGGCAGAATATCGATCAGCTCTACATCAACGTGGAGGCCTGGGGCAGGCTCGGCATCAACGCCCACCAGGCGCTGGTGAGGGGAACCGCTGTCATCGTCCAGGGCATGCTGTACACCAATGAATGGGAAACCCCTCCGCCCGGTGCTGATCCTGAGGCCAAGGCCGTGAAGAATCAGGAGATCCGGATCAGGGCGATGTCCATCGGCGTGGACATGAACTACTACAAGGTCGGGTACCGGGATGCCCGCCCACCGTTGGAGAGCAACCTCGACGATGTCGAACTCCCCGCAAGCAACGATGCCGATTACCCCGATCCCAACCGTCGCGGGCAGTCGGAGAAGGAGGCACCCGTCCCTGACACCGAAAAGGAAACCTCAGGGGAGCAGAACAGGGAACTCGTCGGTGCCAGTACCGCAGGGGAGGGGGAGCAGCCGAATTACTAG
- a CDS encoding cytochrome c oxidase assembly protein, whose product MDEQVAVSGTPGQSPAAPDGSSEMNTTTPNVRAQQPVKNRSVRSTWPLYVLFIVVAGIVGGTISWGFLSDSLAALGIPDPGALTTAGLPFLRAAGWMIAALSVGSFLASTFLISPRTVDGINDLRRSELNVDGILAARTGSIAAICFGLVGILMIPLVMSDLSGQPFSTAVQPANWVVAFEQVALAKAWAWCSGFAFLTGVAGLITHRWLAQPLLFIGSIAMIIPLGLEGHSAAGGNHDYGTNSLLWHLLFMVLWVGGLMALVAHCRRLGPDLDLAVRRYSNIVTFALFGIAASGVVNAAIRIEWSDWLTTRYGLIVLAKSIGVIILAGFGLIHRAAALPKIRKDPTNSRLFASVAIVEVIVMAAVVGIAISMGRTPPPPPRDPNMSYMAIEMGYELFEEPTLTSVFTMWRFDIMLGTIGILLAGFYLRGLYVLHRKGKKWNHLSTFWWILGCITLVVTVSSGIGMNMPATFSMHMIAHMLLSMVVPVFLVLGAPLTLIMESVDAGEPGRANVHDWVKAMVNNPLMSFIMHPAVNTIQFILIFYFLYLTPLYDLMVSEHAGHLIMNFVFVISGYIYYWEMIGPDPTPVERTHVSRLAWLTFSMPFHLFFGVYLMQLQEILAEEFYTRLDLPWNVDLAYDQLVGGGIAWASGSFPLIVVFGYLFRGWLREERVVEQKYEQRAAETGFADMEEYNQMLSRMSQGHDPHTDYYNTEFKKE is encoded by the coding sequence ATGGATGAGCAGGTCGCAGTCAGTGGCACCCCCGGGCAGTCCCCGGCGGCCCCTGATGGCAGTAGTGAAATGAACACAACCACCCCCAACGTCAGGGCACAGCAACCGGTGAAGAACCGTAGTGTCCGTTCCACCTGGCCGCTGTATGTCCTTTTCATCGTGGTGGCAGGCATCGTCGGTGGCACGATTTCGTGGGGTTTCCTCTCTGATTCCCTGGCGGCCCTCGGTATCCCTGATCCGGGGGCGCTGACCACAGCAGGTCTGCCATTCCTCCGCGCTGCGGGGTGGATGATTGCAGCGTTGTCGGTGGGTAGTTTCCTCGCTTCGACCTTCCTCATCAGTCCCCGCACCGTGGACGGGATCAATGATCTCCGTCGCTCTGAACTCAATGTTGATGGAATACTGGCGGCACGTACCGGTTCCATCGCTGCGATCTGTTTCGGACTGGTGGGCATCCTCATGATCCCGCTGGTGATGTCTGATCTGTCGGGTCAGCCATTTTCCACCGCGGTGCAGCCTGCGAACTGGGTGGTGGCCTTTGAACAGGTGGCGCTGGCCAAAGCGTGGGCATGGTGTTCCGGTTTCGCGTTTCTCACCGGTGTCGCCGGCCTGATCACACACCGTTGGTTGGCTCAGCCGTTATTGTTCATCGGTTCGATCGCCATGATCATTCCCCTGGGGTTGGAAGGCCACTCCGCTGCTGGAGGCAACCACGATTACGGCACCAACTCCCTGCTGTGGCACCTGTTGTTCATGGTGCTGTGGGTGGGTGGGCTGATGGCGCTGGTGGCGCACTGCCGACGCCTCGGACCGGACCTTGATCTGGCGGTCAGGCGGTATTCCAATATCGTCACCTTCGCCCTGTTCGGCATCGCCGCCTCCGGTGTTGTCAATGCCGCGATCCGGATTGAATGGTCGGATTGGCTCACCACACGGTATGGCCTGATCGTCCTGGCCAAGTCCATCGGCGTGATCATTCTGGCTGGTTTCGGCCTCATTCACCGTGCGGCGGCTCTCCCTAAGATTCGGAAGGATCCCACCAACTCCCGTCTATTCGCCAGCGTCGCCATCGTGGAGGTCATCGTGATGGCTGCCGTCGTGGGTATCGCCATCTCCATGGGCCGCACCCCGCCACCACCGCCACGTGATCCGAACATGTCCTATATGGCGATTGAGATGGGATATGAGCTCTTCGAGGAACCCACCCTCACTTCGGTGTTCACCATGTGGCGTTTCGATATCATGCTCGGCACCATCGGTATCCTGCTCGCCGGATTCTATCTCCGCGGGCTCTACGTCCTGCACCGTAAGGGCAAGAAGTGGAACCACCTGAGTACTTTCTGGTGGATCCTTGGCTGCATCACCCTGGTGGTCACCGTGTCCTCTGGTATCGGCATGAACATGCCGGCGACCTTCTCCATGCACATGATCGCCCACATGCTGTTGTCCATGGTGGTTCCGGTGTTCCTCGTGCTCGGCGCGCCACTCACCCTCATCATGGAATCAGTGGATGCCGGCGAGCCTGGTCGGGCGAATGTACATGACTGGGTGAAGGCGATGGTGAACAATCCGCTGATGAGCTTCATCATGCACCCGGCGGTCAACACGATCCAGTTCATTTTGATCTTCTACTTCCTGTATCTGACTCCGCTGTATGACCTGATGGTCTCGGAACATGCGGGCCACCTGATCATGAACTTCGTGTTCGTCATCTCCGGCTACATCTATTACTGGGAGATGATCGGCCCGGATCCCACCCCGGTGGAACGCACCCACGTCTCCCGCCTGGCCTGGTTGACCTTCTCCATGCCGTTCCACCTCTTTTTCGGTGTGTACCTGATGCAGCTGCAGGAGATCCTGGCGGAGGAGTTCTACACCCGTCTCGACCTGCCGTGGAATGTCGATCTGGCCTATGACCAGCTCGTCGGCGGTGGCATCGCGTGGGCGTCCGGTTCTTTCCCGCTCATCGTGGTCTTCGGTTATCTCTTCCGTGGCTGGCTGCGGGAGGAGCGTGTGGTGGAGCAGAAGTACGAGCAGCGCGCCGCGGAGACTGGTTTCGCTGACATGGAGGAATACAACCAGATGCTCTCCCGTATGAGTCAGGGGCATGATCCCCATACCGATTATTACAACACCGAATTCAAGAAAGAATAA
- a CDS encoding fatty acid desaturase family protein, with protein sequence MSSIATLGAVILLGDTWYQLILAGFLGLAMSQLGFLSHEATHQEIFASRRWNEWTARVLGNLFIGLSYGWWTNKHSRHHAQPNKERWDPDVTPGVFSMTPEATDQRSDLRAKLSQYQGFYFLLLLPFEGFSLHISSVRAVFFSRQMKLRWVEIIFLSIRLIGLPLFLFIVLPFWLALAFLLVQVLVFGFLLGGAFATNHIGMPSVPHDAEIDFLRRQVYMSRNIRGGRVVHFLMGGLQYQIEHHLFPRVAQPHLPELQKMVREQCSQLGIPYTETTLVDAFSTIIAYLNQVGLKNRDLYTCPLVRQYRG encoded by the coding sequence TTGTCCAGCATCGCCACCTTGGGGGCGGTGATCCTGTTGGGCGATACCTGGTATCAGCTCATCCTCGCTGGATTTTTGGGATTGGCAATGTCCCAGCTCGGATTCCTCAGCCATGAGGCCACACACCAGGAAATATTTGCATCACGCAGGTGGAATGAATGGACGGCCCGGGTGCTGGGCAATCTGTTCATCGGTTTGAGCTATGGCTGGTGGACAAATAAACACAGCCGGCACCACGCGCAGCCCAATAAAGAACGCTGGGATCCTGATGTGACCCCCGGGGTGTTCTCGATGACGCCGGAAGCAACAGACCAGCGGAGTGACCTCCGTGCCAAACTCTCTCAATATCAAGGTTTCTACTTCCTCTTATTGCTTCCTTTCGAAGGTTTTTCCCTGCACATTTCCTCCGTGCGCGCTGTTTTCTTCTCACGTCAGATGAAACTTCGTTGGGTGGAAATCATCTTCCTCAGCATAAGACTGATCGGTCTACCACTGTTTTTGTTTATCGTTCTGCCCTTCTGGCTGGCCTTGGCCTTCCTCTTAGTCCAGGTTCTTGTCTTCGGGTTCCTCCTTGGTGGGGCGTTTGCCACCAACCACATCGGCATGCCGTCTGTCCCTCATGATGCAGAGATAGACTTCCTCCGTCGACAGGTGTACATGTCCCGCAATATTCGCGGTGGCCGGGTGGTGCACTTTCTCATGGGTGGGTTGCAGTATCAGATCGAACACCACCTCTTCCCAAGAGTGGCCCAACCGCATTTACCCGAATTGCAGAAAATGGTGCGTGAACAGTGCTCACAGCTGGGAATCCCCTACACTGAAACCACACTGGTGGATGCCTTTTCCACCATCATCGCCTATCTCAACCAGGTCGGGTTGAAAAACCGCGATCTCTACACCTGTCCATTGGTCCGTCAATATCGGGGTTGA
- a CDS encoding lactate racemase domain-containing protein → MNKESLTLPVPEGLAESAALLGNATDHLTDEQARSFVLEQVSTADVNGKSVCIIIPDGTRSGPHGLMIQAAYDALADRAASITILIALGTHAAMPEPAIARLLDVPSGTIGERFPKATVLNHDWQNPEAIATLGTVPKEEISRLTHGLLSDRDMAVQINKIVAESDINLVVGPVFPHEVVGFSGGNKYFFPGCSVHDVIDISHWVGALITASDIIGTLGITPVRQLIDTASDMITGEKLAVTYVATSADDGGSNLHSVAFGGTRSAWAANAQVASRTHIKWMDEPFKRIVSKVPEMYEDLWTGAKGVYKMEPVCADGGEIIVYAPHITEISEMHPGIGEIGYHCIEYFTKQWDKFKDHPWGEIAHSTHVRGLGTFDPETGEEKLRINITLASQVPPEVCEAYNLGYADPDTLDWEAFKADPDTLIVEHAGEILHRLETQH, encoded by the coding sequence ATGAACAAGGAAAGTCTCACTCTCCCCGTGCCAGAAGGTCTCGCCGAGTCCGCAGCATTGCTGGGAAATGCCACCGACCACCTCACTGATGAACAGGCCCGCAGCTTCGTCCTGGAGCAGGTATCCACCGCTGATGTGAACGGCAAGAGCGTGTGCATCATCATCCCGGACGGCACCCGCTCCGGCCCTCATGGTCTGATGATCCAGGCGGCCTATGATGCCCTCGCGGATCGGGCGGCATCCATCACCATTCTCATCGCCCTGGGCACCCACGCCGCCATGCCGGAACCCGCCATCGCACGCCTTCTTGATGTGCCCTCTGGCACCATCGGTGAGCGTTTCCCCAAGGCGACGGTACTCAACCATGACTGGCAGAACCCGGAGGCCATCGCCACCCTGGGCACCGTGCCCAAGGAGGAGATCTCCCGGCTGACCCACGGACTACTCTCTGACCGTGACATGGCGGTGCAGATCAACAAGATTGTGGCGGAATCAGATATAAACCTCGTGGTCGGGCCAGTGTTCCCGCATGAGGTGGTGGGTTTCTCCGGCGGAAATAAGTACTTCTTTCCGGGTTGCTCTGTCCACGATGTCATCGATATCTCCCACTGGGTCGGGGCGCTGATCACTGCATCCGACATCATCGGCACCTTAGGCATCACCCCGGTACGCCAGCTGATCGACACCGCCTCCGACATGATCACGGGGGAGAAACTCGCTGTCACCTACGTGGCCACCTCCGCTGATGACGGTGGTTCGAACCTGCATTCCGTAGCCTTCGGCGGCACCCGTTCCGCATGGGCAGCCAACGCCCAGGTGGCCTCCCGCACCCACATCAAGTGGATGGATGAGCCTTTCAAACGCATCGTGTCCAAGGTCCCGGAGATGTACGAGGATCTGTGGACCGGTGCCAAGGGTGTGTACAAGATGGAACCCGTCTGCGCCGATGGTGGCGAGATCATCGTCTATGCCCCGCACATCACCGAGATCTCCGAGATGCACCCCGGCATCGGGGAGATCGGTTATCACTGCATCGAATACTTCACCAAACAGTGGGATAAGTTCAAGGACCACCCCTGGGGTGAGATTGCGCATTCCACCCACGTCCGTGGCCTGGGCACCTTCGATCCGGAGACCGGCGAGGAGAAGCTGCGCATCAACATAACCCTGGCCTCCCAGGTGCCACCGGAGGTCTGCGAAGCCTATAACCTCGGTTATGCCGATCCGGACACCCTGGACTGGGAGGCCTTCAAGGCGGATCCGGACACTCTCATCGTCGAACACGCCGGGGAGATCCTCCACCGCTTGGAAACCCAGCACTAA